From Eubacterium sp. 1001713B170207_170306_E7, one genomic window encodes:
- a CDS encoding site-specific integrase: protein MKKDISFEAWLQKRSPKVKGSTLKTYKSYERAHLLPFFATLMLGEITVKKQKQFKKWLRKKLSAKTARDILSYLRTILKEAARKGYPATFKKQKIKVVQKEKEILTHQQHQTLSHQLRQSIAPQDMGILLSMSTGLRLGEVLGLRQKDVDVEAGVLRVRLNRQRVYNPKTGSYPVVCQSPKTIKSQRDIPLHPALQKALASYLKRQSVQDQNQPLIAAAPGRACDASSLQRRFSQIKSRMGLSSGLTFHSLRHSFVARALELGADMHTVSEILGHSNVAFTLSVYGHCVSEQKRLQMEKMAKCF from the coding sequence ATGAAAAAAGATATATCATTTGAAGCATGGCTGCAAAAACGCAGCCCAAAGGTAAAGGGAAGTACCCTTAAAACCTATAAAAGCTATGAGAGGGCGCATCTACTGCCCTTTTTCGCAACCTTGATGTTGGGGGAAATTACCGTCAAAAAGCAGAAGCAGTTTAAAAAATGGCTGCGAAAAAAGCTCTCAGCTAAAACCGCACGCGACATTCTATCCTATCTGCGTACTATTCTCAAAGAAGCGGCACGGAAAGGGTACCCGGCGACGTTCAAAAAACAGAAAATTAAGGTCGTCCAAAAAGAAAAGGAAATTTTAACCCATCAACAGCATCAGACGCTCAGCCATCAACTGCGGCAGAGTATAGCCCCGCAGGACATGGGTATTTTGCTGTCCATGTCCACTGGCCTGCGCCTGGGCGAGGTGCTAGGGCTCAGACAGAAAGATGTTGATGTGGAGGCCGGCGTATTGCGGGTACGCCTTAACCGCCAACGCGTCTACAACCCCAAAACCGGTTCATACCCTGTGGTGTGCCAAAGCCCAAAAACCATAAAAAGCCAGCGGGATATCCCGCTGCATCCGGCTTTGCAGAAAGCACTTGCCAGCTACCTCAAAAGACAAAGTGTACAGGATCAAAACCAGCCACTCATTGCCGCTGCGCCGGGCAGAGCCTGCGACGCCAGCAGTCTCCAACGACGATTTAGTCAGATAAAGTCCCGGATGGGACTGAGTTCCGGGCTCACCTTTCACAGCCTGCGCCACAGCTTTGTGGCTAGAGCTCTGGAGCTAGGTGCCGATATGCACACTGTATCAGAAATCTTGGGGCACAGCAACGTGGCTTTTACGCTGAGCGTTTATGGCCATTGCGTCAGTGAACAAAAACGCCTGCAAATGGAAAAAATGGCTAAATGCTTTTAA
- a CDS encoding M6 family metalloprotease domain-containing protein yields MNTRVKHYGFAALLLLLLLWLLTPGASAQETASSPCIPNAEMLESYRADGSLAERQAYYERLSLNQTDPGLIAQAQAREAGAANLRSVPSDWKTGMATTGQAKILLIRVDFPDYSFDDADTKAALEKIAFGPSGSDQPGYPYESLAAYYGRSSYGKLNITGQVASYTAANNRDTYSLNMVSLFKEAMTALDAQGMDFSQFDGNGDGLIDGVYIHFAGPDTGWSSPWWSQKEHYGSEPFVLDGVALSDYVLLHENSAYGAQTLIHETGHMLGLADYYSYTAQTYENGIRTFDMMCDNSGDHNGFSKWLLGWLDPEDITRVSAADGNMELALKAISDSGGSKIAVVSPTDSGMFSEYFLVQYDVPGLNNEGLNYPNMPDSGFRIFHINATLNAEGSNFLYMNTTPTAPKLIEAVGPENQSMPFSPLFYTDGMRLAPDTTPDSSFFGGMYQAYTGAVFENLNTQNASLSVRFESTPPVVPSLTLTPDSPLDNLTNLPSFTFTANIPVNDNPSDDARQPITLEGPDGVSYPMHCAINEKSLALGPADSANIADLKANMTYTLVFPEKYFDLGQGVTSEKIRFTVSTGDGPVIQSNGVLLDQPSSFGCRETDLAALSDGRIFRLMGTYKPSGETHFNYFDRVQLLIVDSDFQTTLLNVESIPNIEAYSDIQGFALTGDTLALGLYNKTADATDLFLVDLNGRVLAGPYTVSGSPTLFPAGDKVKAWQPFYGSGEVLPGIQIETIDFKNPVTSCSVYGEQPNSELKLLPLDAGQYAVWERASTGLWEHKDYLALYSMDSDTQKWRTECTSTNTVIGAAAQKDGVVLIETGYLGEGSAASFSSSYRSILGSFFDADGNLMDKSKVLGRVRTGETALTSVFSVKNGPSGIAVESLFTAPALPYLENNNDTECRDYLFISSDGQTVRAISGQNAFPGLWTGDRYLITGLDLSTGDMRYYQTETVFSATPDTPDTLVTPVTPGTPGGSSDAGVDGSGSVSTGLLGPQASLYCCLGLLGAALCGLAAYRKSQKSS; encoded by the coding sequence ATGAACACACGTGTAAAACATTACGGCTTTGCAGCGCTGCTGCTTTTGCTCCTGCTGTGGCTGCTGACCCCCGGGGCCAGCGCCCAGGAGACGGCGTCCAGCCCCTGTATACCAAATGCGGAAATGCTCGAGAGTTACCGGGCCGACGGCTCTCTGGCCGAGCGGCAGGCTTACTACGAGCGCCTGTCCCTCAACCAGACGGATCCGGGGCTTATCGCCCAGGCCCAGGCCCGCGAGGCCGGGGCGGCGAACCTGCGGTCGGTGCCCTCGGACTGGAAAACGGGCATGGCTACCACCGGACAGGCGAAGATTCTGCTGATCCGGGTGGATTTTCCCGACTATTCCTTCGATGACGCGGATACCAAGGCGGCCCTCGAAAAGATCGCCTTTGGTCCGTCGGGCAGCGACCAGCCCGGCTACCCCTACGAGAGCCTGGCGGCCTATTACGGGCGTTCCTCCTACGGAAAGCTGAATATAACAGGCCAGGTGGCCAGCTACACGGCAGCAAACAACCGGGATACCTACAGCCTGAACATGGTCAGCCTTTTTAAGGAGGCCATGACTGCGCTGGATGCCCAGGGCATGGATTTCAGCCAGTTTGACGGCAACGGTGACGGGCTCATCGACGGTGTTTACATCCACTTTGCCGGGCCAGACACGGGCTGGAGTAGCCCCTGGTGGAGCCAAAAGGAACACTATGGCAGCGAGCCCTTTGTACTGGATGGCGTGGCACTCTCGGACTATGTCCTCCTGCATGAAAACTCAGCCTACGGTGCCCAGACGCTGATCCATGAGACGGGCCACATGCTGGGCCTGGCGGATTATTACTCCTACACGGCGCAGACCTATGAGAACGGCATCCGCACCTTTGACATGATGTGTGACAACTCGGGCGACCACAACGGCTTTTCCAAATGGCTGCTGGGCTGGCTTGATCCTGAGGATATTACCCGGGTTTCGGCGGCGGACGGTAATATGGAGCTGGCCTTAAAGGCCATTTCGGACAGCGGCGGCTCTAAAATCGCGGTGGTTTCCCCCACGGATTCGGGCATGTTCTCGGAATATTTCCTGGTGCAGTACGATGTGCCGGGGCTTAACAACGAGGGGCTTAATTACCCAAATATGCCGGACAGCGGCTTTCGTATTTTTCACATCAACGCGACGCTGAACGCGGAAGGCTCGAACTTTCTGTATATGAACACAACGCCGACTGCGCCCAAGCTCATTGAGGCGGTGGGGCCGGAGAACCAGAGCATGCCTTTTTCGCCGTTGTTTTACACAGACGGCATGCGTCTGGCGCCGGACACCACACCGGACAGCAGCTTTTTCGGCGGTATGTATCAGGCCTATACGGGGGCGGTTTTTGAAAACCTGAATACCCAGAACGCCAGCCTGAGCGTAAGATTTGAAAGCACGCCGCCTGTGGTGCCGTCGCTGACGCTGACGCCGGACAGCCCTCTGGATAACCTGACCAATCTGCCCTCCTTTACCTTTACGGCCAATATACCGGTAAATGATAATCCCTCTGACGACGCGCGGCAGCCCATTACGCTGGAGGGGCCGGACGGCGTTTCTTACCCCATGCACTGCGCCATCAATGAAAAATCTCTGGCGCTGGGGCCCGCGGACAGCGCCAACATTGCAGACCTGAAAGCCAACATGACGTACACCCTGGTATTTCCCGAGAAATATTTTGATCTGGGACAGGGCGTGACCTCTGAGAAGATCCGCTTTACGGTGTCCACTGGGGATGGCCCCGTTATCCAGAGCAATGGTGTCCTGCTGGATCAGCCTTCTTCCTTCGGATGCAGGGAAACCGATCTCGCGGCGCTTTCGGACGGACGGATCTTCCGTTTGATGGGGACGTATAAGCCTTCTGGCGAAACCCATTTTAACTATTTTGATCGGGTGCAGCTCCTGATTGTGGACTCGGATTTCCAGACAACTCTGCTGAATGTGGAATCCATCCCCAACATTGAAGCTTACTCGGATATTCAGGGCTTTGCCCTTACCGGAGATACGCTGGCGCTGGGGCTTTATAATAAGACGGCGGACGCCACGGATCTTTTCTTGGTGGATTTAAACGGCCGGGTGCTGGCCGGGCCTTACACGGTAAGCGGCAGCCCCACTCTCTTTCCGGCTGGCGATAAGGTGAAGGCCTGGCAGCCCTTCTACGGCAGCGGCGAAGTACTGCCGGGTATCCAGATCGAGACCATCGACTTTAAAAATCCGGTAACCAGCTGCTCTGTTTATGGCGAACAGCCTAACAGTGAGCTTAAGCTGCTCCCCCTCGACGCTGGCCAATACGCGGTATGGGAGCGGGCGTCCACTGGTCTCTGGGAGCACAAGGACTATCTGGCGCTCTACAGCATGGACAGTGACACGCAAAAATGGCGGACAGAGTGCACCAGCACCAACACGGTGATCGGCGCGGCGGCCCAAAAGGACGGCGTGGTGCTCATCGAGACAGGCTATCTAGGCGAAGGCAGTGCAGCCAGCTTCAGCAGCTCCTACAGAAGTATTCTGGGTTCTTTCTTTGACGCGGACGGTAACCTGATGGATAAATCCAAGGTGCTTGGGCGTGTGCGCACTGGTGAAACTGCGCTCACCAGTGTCTTTTCTGTAAAGAACGGCCCCTCGGGCATTGCGGTGGAAAGCCTTTTTACCGCCCCGGCGCTTCCCTATCTGGAAAACAACAATGACACCGAATGCCGGGATTATTTGTTCATCAGCAGCGATGGCCAGACGGTAAGGGCCATCAGCGGCCAGAACGCTTTCCCGGGCCTGTGGACTGGGGACCGCTATCTCATCACTGGCCTTGACCTGAGTACCGGCGACATGCGCTATTACCAGACGGAGACGGTCTTTTCCGCCACGCCGGATACGCCGGACACACTAGTCACACCAGTCACACCGGGTACGCCCGGCGGCAGCTCTGACGCCGGCGTGGACGGGTCTGGCAGTGTGTCCACGGGTCTTTTAGGGCCGCAGGCCTCTCTGTACTGCTGTCTTGGTCTTTTGGGCGCGGCGCTTTGCGGTCTGGCTGCCTATCGTAAAAGTCAAAAATCATCATAA
- a CDS encoding S8 family serine peptidase, with protein sequence MKKRILCILLSLLMVLSVVPAGALAQEDEPSVSYDNCAEGEAIVCMEKASPLSRSAVPDLLSGAEVLMDLSETPDARARSASVDNNGQVLALVRDESRSTEALIAELNTYPQVSFAEPNYAIAPITDEASAAEAVTPEPSAADTEGTAGQETSIPGETKTVATAPGAVNKADTMTNYQWAYDNTGDYFSSLKGFDMHYDGWNQPSGTTGDQELVIAVLDTGVDHNNPDLKNKMWSKGDLGLPGGEHGINYGGYTPEQMADTSDPNGHGTHCAGIIGAEWGNGGVSGTSQNAKIMALRYGNFVSTVLACYDYMASAIDLQVNLKAVNCSFTSSGSPKSLDMAVEKLGKMGMISVYGSANSATDNDKTGILSSTFIDNPYAIVVDAANAYGLLAAYSCYGQRTTDIVAPGSRILSTWPTDQAFYYPEFSDSNLFYEGFENAGSLQFYTDADPAKGKACGEITGEKVYNGQNSLKLQGTKEGNTVYSQPVDLMQASGFDASGVYRFSLNIAGEDGHGNGQAEIKVRLTDGTFAPLNGNVDNSFARGRDGGFNGLGSGASQILPENTDYMNFQLCLTLRGIDMTFPNGHGEYVYQDNAVYIDNLGVGSTTLPYNYSDGTSMATPMVTGAVAVLAERYQDDSAAKRAARTIGSVTKYNEFKDLCVSDGFIDLSQSVTANPYPVVNAADITDDTVTIDGYFFGESPAVTIGGKAAQIQSKETAGDGGQRLVVARPAVVSGMARVSVTSYEKGEGHQSYDFGEIKDVAYFENTLPLPEDSAFFDTEAYQMVGFGDYLYCIPHFYNFPEIVTMLWRFNVNTQTWDQVALPEDTPMINATAVVWQDKLLIYSHDIGTVGMILTYDGSTWTQTPGFSGKDLPSSATLVNNDGQLLAVGGASSNAVDAVNLERHTLTPMGNTLRTASGPLVSAGHGQLIVSGGLEAGNQNGTLPGVERLTLDNGVYTPAELDMTGINTGNLSGFASAAVKDGFMLVGPETSDGATDAYTLGLSGGLMPYEKRVDNGPLANPSAAAYKGQFYVLARTYTTDSNFIFKSTAVETNDPVNPDEPVNPDTPANPDNTSGQNGNAGTGIAGGLPMAGMAALLLLSAAGIVVWSSRKRQNR encoded by the coding sequence GTGAAAAAACGCATCTTATGTATCTTACTCAGCCTGCTCATGGTTTTATCCGTGGTGCCGGCGGGCGCATTAGCCCAGGAGGATGAACCCTCTGTTTCTTATGACAACTGCGCAGAGGGCGAGGCCATTGTATGTATGGAAAAGGCTTCGCCGCTCTCACGCAGCGCGGTACCGGACCTGCTCTCAGGCGCTGAGGTTCTCATGGATTTATCTGAGACACCGGACGCCAGAGCCCGCAGCGCGTCTGTGGATAATAACGGCCAGGTGCTGGCCCTGGTGCGGGACGAGAGCCGCAGCACAGAGGCGCTCATCGCTGAGCTTAACACCTATCCTCAGGTAAGCTTCGCTGAGCCGAACTATGCCATCGCGCCCATCACGGACGAAGCCAGCGCGGCGGAGGCGGTGACGCCGGAACCATCGGCGGCGGATACAGAAGGAACCGCCGGGCAGGAAACGTCTATTCCAGGAGAAACCAAGACTGTGGCCACGGCGCCCGGCGCGGTCAACAAAGCGGATACCATGACCAATTACCAGTGGGCTTATGACAACACTGGCGATTATTTCAGCTCGCTGAAAGGCTTTGACATGCATTATGACGGCTGGAACCAGCCTTCTGGTACCACTGGCGATCAGGAGCTTGTCATCGCGGTGCTGGACACTGGGGTAGACCATAACAACCCGGATCTCAAAAATAAAATGTGGAGCAAAGGCGATCTGGGCCTGCCCGGCGGTGAGCACGGTATCAACTATGGCGGCTATACGCCTGAGCAGATGGCGGATACCTCTGATCCCAACGGCCACGGCACACACTGCGCGGGCATCATCGGGGCAGAATGGGGAAACGGTGGTGTCTCCGGCACCTCGCAGAACGCCAAAATCATGGCGCTGCGCTACGGAAACTTTGTCTCCACGGTGCTGGCATGTTATGACTACATGGCGTCTGCCATCGACCTTCAGGTAAACCTGAAGGCGGTCAACTGCTCCTTTACCAGCTCTGGCTCACCCAAATCCCTGGATATGGCTGTGGAAAAGCTGGGTAAAATGGGCATGATCTCAGTTTACGGGTCTGCCAACTCGGCAACGGATAACGATAAAACCGGGATCCTTTCCTCCACTTTTATCGATAACCCTTACGCCATTGTAGTGGACGCGGCCAACGCCTATGGCCTGCTGGCCGCTTACAGCTGCTATGGCCAGCGTACCACGGATATCGTGGCGCCCGGCTCCCGGATTTTGTCTACCTGGCCAACGGATCAAGCCTTTTATTATCCGGAATTTTCTGACAGCAATCTCTTTTACGAGGGCTTTGAAAACGCCGGTTCGCTTCAGTTTTATACCGACGCTGATCCTGCCAAGGGTAAGGCGTGCGGAGAAATCACCGGAGAAAAAGTGTATAATGGTCAAAACAGCTTAAAGCTCCAGGGCACCAAGGAAGGTAATACGGTTTACTCGCAGCCGGTTGACCTGATGCAGGCTTCTGGTTTCGACGCTTCTGGCGTTTATCGTTTTTCACTGAACATTGCGGGTGAGGACGGCCACGGCAACGGTCAGGCTGAGATAAAAGTCCGGCTGACAGACGGCACTTTTGCGCCGCTCAACGGTAACGTCGATAATTCTTTTGCCCGCGGACGGGACGGCGGCTTTAACGGCCTCGGCTCCGGAGCGTCTCAGATTCTGCCTGAAAATACTGACTACATGAACTTCCAGCTCTGCCTGACCTTAAGGGGAATTGATATGACATTCCCTAACGGCCACGGCGAATATGTCTACCAGGACAACGCGGTCTATATCGATAACCTGGGTGTTGGCAGCACTACGCTTCCCTATAATTACTCAGACGGTACCTCCATGGCAACGCCCATGGTCACCGGCGCGGTGGCGGTGCTGGCTGAACGCTATCAGGATGATTCGGCGGCAAAACGCGCTGCCCGCACCATCGGCAGTGTCACCAAATACAATGAATTTAAGGACCTGTGCGTGTCTGACGGCTTCATCGACCTGAGCCAATCGGTGACAGCTAACCCTTATCCGGTGGTCAACGCCGCGGATATCACGGACGACACGGTAACCATTGACGGCTACTTCTTTGGCGAAAGCCCAGCTGTCACCATTGGCGGCAAGGCGGCCCAAATCCAGTCGAAGGAAACTGCCGGCGACGGCGGCCAGCGGCTGGTGGTCGCACGGCCTGCGGTTGTGAGCGGCATGGCCCGGGTATCGGTCACGTCTTATGAAAAGGGCGAGGGGCACCAATCCTACGACTTTGGCGAGATCAAGGATGTGGCGTATTTTGAAAATACACTGCCCCTGCCGGAGGACAGCGCCTTTTTCGATACGGAGGCTTACCAGATGGTGGGCTTTGGCGATTACCTCTACTGTATCCCTCATTTTTATAACTTCCCTGAAATTGTAACCATGCTCTGGCGTTTTAATGTCAATACCCAAACCTGGGATCAGGTGGCGCTGCCAGAGGACACCCCCATGATTAACGCAACGGCGGTTGTCTGGCAGGACAAGCTGCTGATTTACAGCCACGATATTGGAACAGTAGGCATGATCCTGACCTATGACGGCAGCACCTGGACTCAGACTCCCGGATTTAGCGGCAAGGATCTGCCGTCCTCCGCTACGCTGGTCAACAATGACGGACAGCTGCTGGCAGTGGGCGGCGCGTCAAGCAATGCCGTCGATGCTGTCAATTTAGAGCGCCACACGCTCACCCCAATGGGCAATACGCTCCGGACGGCCAGCGGGCCTCTAGTCAGCGCCGGACACGGGCAGCTTATTGTAAGCGGCGGTCTGGAAGCCGGCAACCAGAATGGTACTCTGCCGGGCGTGGAACGTCTGACGCTGGATAACGGGGTCTATACGCCTGCCGAGCTGGATATGACAGGCATTAACACCGGCAACCTGTCCGGCTTTGCCAGCGCTGCTGTTAAAGACGGCTTCATGCTGGTAGGTCCTGAGACCTCAGACGGCGCCACCGACGCCTACACCCTTGGTCTTTCGGGCGGGCTTATGCCTTATGAAAAACGGGTGGATAACGGGCCTCTGGCCAATCCGTCGGCTGCGGCCTATAAAGGGCAGTTTTATGTGCTGGCCCGCACCTACACCACGGACAGCAATTTTATTTTCAAATCCACGGCCGTTGAGACCAACGACCCGGTAAATCCAGACGAACCAGTAAATCCGGACACTCCGGCAAACCCGGATAACACAAGCGGCCAGAACGGCAACGCGGGCACAGGCATCGCGGGTGGTCTGCCCATGGCCGGCATGGCGGCGCTGCTGCTGCTCAGCGCGGCGGGCATTGTGGTCTGGAGTTCCAGAAAAAGACAAAACCGCTGA
- a CDS encoding BrxA family protein — translation MSRFKLNKKLSQDVKGMINTVLALQEERCPVVKKQLELALMDPRFAAVVSRCRDTAASFSERDRAWEELMEMLPSRRLDFASMRQDAVSYYGDESEAVDSGLVSEVVRETYDLMTQYLYSGRDFSTASYNITGLSERSLCRSDGLHHFFCDVVFGDMEADFSWGTQFEPLSVDKHIYFRLYDQFERFEFGWWKIVECDKSLYFGPYEEGSEISGMRMRKSAVRQKIITKPQPFLGEHVRRCAQLMLDNPGLKQTAFKEKAVAEDSFGLGDKKQTADTAVLLYKRLSTLHEPILAMIPEMNSTDVSLINTVARMRADYMFYLFMSIPFTQSAGMTLMDEANRFIQSQLPGGGSKEPVPTAFEAMAGSFLSSEEGRLSLEDMQILDDMMDFVEDAGLIGGNAYGQLVTTPKEMTPRLLKTLLDHGYGAYVRALLGQYKYERMGTGAVFLEGLMSLLDEEDLLHY, via the coding sequence ATGTCAAGGTTCAAACTTAACAAAAAGCTGTCGCAAGACGTTAAAGGGATGATTAACACCGTGCTGGCGCTTCAGGAGGAGCGCTGCCCGGTCGTTAAAAAGCAGCTGGAGCTCGCCCTTATGGATCCCCGGTTTGCCGCGGTGGTCAGCCGCTGCCGGGATACCGCCGCCTCCTTTTCAGAGCGGGATAGGGCTTGGGAGGAGCTGATGGAAATGCTGCCATCCAGGCGTCTGGATTTCGCCAGCATGCGCCAGGACGCTGTATCCTACTACGGAGATGAATCCGAAGCTGTGGACTCTGGCCTGGTCAGCGAGGTGGTGCGGGAAACCTATGACCTCATGACCCAGTACCTGTACAGCGGTCGGGATTTCAGCACAGCATCCTATAACATCACCGGACTCAGCGAACGCTCACTTTGCCGGTCCGACGGGCTGCACCACTTTTTCTGTGACGTGGTCTTTGGCGATATGGAGGCGGATTTTTCCTGGGGCACCCAGTTTGAGCCCCTGAGTGTGGACAAGCACATCTATTTTCGCCTGTATGACCAGTTTGAACGGTTTGAGTTTGGCTGGTGGAAGATTGTTGAGTGCGATAAAAGCCTGTACTTTGGCCCATATGAGGAGGGGAGCGAGATCTCCGGCATGCGGATGCGCAAATCCGCTGTGCGGCAGAAGATCATCACAAAGCCCCAGCCCTTTCTGGGAGAGCATGTGCGCCGCTGCGCCCAGCTGATGCTGGACAACCCCGGCCTGAAACAGACCGCCTTCAAGGAAAAGGCAGTGGCGGAGGACAGCTTTGGCCTGGGCGATAAAAAGCAGACCGCCGATACCGCGGTGCTGCTCTATAAACGCCTCTCCACACTCCATGAACCCATTCTCGCCATGATCCCGGAGATGAACAGCACCGATGTGAGCCTGATCAATACCGTGGCCCGCATGCGCGCCGACTATATGTTTTATCTCTTTATGAGCATTCCCTTTACCCAGTCCGCGGGTATGACACTCATGGATGAGGCCAACCGCTTCATACAGTCCCAGCTGCCCGGCGGGGGGAGCAAAGAGCCTGTGCCCACAGCCTTTGAGGCCATGGCCGGAAGCTTTCTCAGCAGCGAGGAGGGCAGGCTGAGCCTGGAGGACATGCAGATTCTGGACGATATGATGGATTTTGTCGAGGACGCCGGGCTTATCGGCGGCAACGCATACGGCCAGCTTGTCACCACACCCAAGGAGATGACCCCGAGACTGCTAAAAACGCTTCTGGACCACGGCTACGGCGCTTATGTGCGGGCGCTGCTGGGGCAGTACAAGTATGAGCGCATGGGGACAGGCGCGGTCTTTCTGGAGGGGCTCATGAGCCTGCTCGATGAGGAGGATCTGCTGCACTACTAA
- a CDS encoding family 1 encapsulin nanocompartment shell protein: MDYLSREAAPFGDALWEQIDNTIVETLKKYLVGRRFLPLYGPLGPGAQSVVVDSSDKDESFEDGVVQTTGRKFAELAQLYEDFPLFWRDLEASDRTGVPVDLSAAARAAQASARAEDELIFFGNKTLGVDGLLTVPGSTTIKMDDWAEGQNAFANIAAGASLLVEKDMIGRMALVMGPDLYFKLQRIQPGTGMMEIDRIKSLLDGHIYRSNALAGKAVLVCAEAQYMDLAVGQDLAAAYLELVNLNHYFRILETVALRIKNSQAIVVFE; the protein is encoded by the coding sequence ATGGACTATTTATCAAGAGAAGCCGCGCCTTTTGGCGACGCGCTTTGGGAACAGATTGACAATACCATTGTTGAAACCCTGAAAAAGTATCTGGTAGGCCGCCGTTTCCTGCCGCTGTACGGACCGCTGGGCCCGGGCGCACAGTCCGTGGTGGTCGACAGCAGCGACAAGGATGAAAGTTTTGAGGACGGCGTGGTACAGACCACAGGCCGCAAGTTCGCAGAGCTGGCGCAGCTGTATGAAGACTTCCCGCTGTTCTGGCGTGATCTGGAAGCCAGTGACCGCACCGGCGTGCCAGTAGATCTTTCCGCTGCCGCCCGTGCCGCCCAGGCCAGTGCCAGGGCAGAGGACGAGCTGATTTTCTTTGGCAATAAAACCCTGGGCGTGGATGGCCTGCTGACCGTGCCGGGCAGCACCACCATCAAAATGGACGACTGGGCAGAGGGGCAGAACGCCTTTGCCAACATCGCCGCTGGCGCTTCGCTGCTGGTGGAAAAGGATATGATCGGCCGCATGGCGCTGGTCATGGGCCCAGACCTTTACTTTAAGCTTCAGCGGATCCAGCCGGGTACCGGTATGATGGAAATCGACCGGATCAAGAGCCTACTGGACGGACACATCTACCGCTCCAACGCGCTGGCCGGAAAGGCCGTGCTGGTGTGTGCGGAGGCACAGTATATGGATCTGGCCGTCGGTCAGGACCTGGCCGCCGCCTACCTGGAGCTGGTAAACCTGAATCACTATTTCAGAATTTTGGAAACCGTGGCTCTGCGTATTAAAAACAGCCAGGCCATCGTTGTATTTGAATAA
- a CDS encoding demethoxyubiquinone hydroxylase family protein has translation MPSFGDPFAANVERKMTKKELAQAIRLDLAGELEAIYLYDAHAQATDDPVAKKVLEDIRDEEKAHMGELTTLLRYLDPVEAELFEEGAEEVHEMLEELGIESGSSEAQTAEGPTVGSLIED, from the coding sequence ATGCCATCTTTTGGAGATCCATTTGCAGCAAATGTGGAACGAAAAATGACTAAGAAGGAACTGGCTCAGGCGATTCGCCTCGATTTAGCAGGTGAGCTTGAAGCAATTTATTTATATGATGCCCATGCGCAGGCGACAGATGATCCTGTCGCCAAAAAGGTGCTCGAGGACATCCGCGACGAGGAAAAGGCGCATATGGGTGAGCTGACAACGCTGCTGCGTTATCTGGACCCGGTAGAAGCAGAGCTCTTTGAAGAAGGGGCTGAGGAAGTCCACGAAATGCTCGAGGAGCTGGGAATTGAATCCGGCAGCAGTGAAGCCCAGACCGCAGAAGGCCCGACCGTCGGCAGCCTGATTGAGGACTAG